The following nucleotide sequence is from Flavobacterium sp. N1736.
ACATCGCGCCAGAGTCATCATTACCCGGCAAACCTTCGTGCGAAGTGTTGAAACTGTTTTTGATAATAGTACTGATTCTGTCACTGCTTAAATATGGTTTTCCAACCCAATGATACAAACAGGGCGTTAAAAAGGAAGGTTCGTTGGCAACATTATATAAATTAGAATTAAAAAAAGTATTCAATCTGTTTTCAAAAGCCAATTCTCCGCCTGATTTACGAATAAGTTCCGGAACATCATGCGGAATACTGAATGAATATTCCCAGGAAGTACCTTCGTAAAAGTAAACACACCAATGGCAAACATACCATGGAGATTCGATAATAACTGGTGTATATTTAAAAGTTGGTTTTTGAATTTTTGATTCTCCAAAAACAATATCGTCTAACCAGTTTCCGGCTGCATCTTTGGGCATAATAAAACCTGTGGCTCCTTTATTTTCATAATCAGAGCGCCATAAATTCTGCCAGTTATCTGCCTGTTTTATATATTGATTATAAACATCCGTTTTATTGAGTCCTTTGGCAACAATGGCAATATTATAATCGTTGTAGGAGTAATCAATTGTTCTGTTTCCTGCGCGGTCAATTCCGTAAGGTACATATCCTAAACGCAGGTAATCTGTAAGTCCGCCTCTGCCTTCTTTTTCTTCATTTCCTCCCGGCGGCACGGTTGCGTCTTTAATCATGGCTTGTAATGCCAATTCGTAATCTATTCCTTTTACATTTTTTACAAAAGCATCGGCGAGAACAACCTCAGCATTAGAACCGCCCTGAGTACGACCGTTATCATTACCGCTTCTTCCCTCCGGTAAATACCCTTCGCGTTTGTAAATATTAAGCATTGCCTTGATAATTTCAACTTCTCTTTTAGAATCAATTAAGGTAATTAAAGGGCTTGATGTTCGAAATGTATCCCAAATCGTATAAAAATCATCGTAATACGGTTCATCATTTGTCCATAACGGATTTTCTCCTGTTCGGTCTACTGGCATAATCATGGTATGATACAAACCGGTATAAAACATTTTTTTATATTCGTTTGAAGTATCTTCAGAAAGTTTGATTCGGCTTAATAAATCCTCCCATTTATTTTCTAATGCAGCCAGAACAGTATTAAAATCCCAATGTGGAATTTCTTGCTGAATATTATTTTTTGCTTTTAATTCACTTAAAAATGAAATTCCAATTTTTACATTCAGTTCTTGTTTTCCTTCATTTCCGAAAGAAAGCAATGCTGCGGTTTTTTTTCCTGAATCGAATTGTGATGTTTCATTGGCGTAAAATTTTCCGTCTTTCCATGTCACATATTTTGCAATTGGCTGATCAAAAACTGCCCAGAAATAAACCGTATAAGCACGTCCGTTATTCCAGCCGCCTCTAATTCTTGAATATCCCCTAACTTCTGTATCTGAAACAATTTCTATTTGAGAACCAACAAATTGCTGTGCTTCTCTCCCATCAGGTTCAGGCTGTTCGCCCAGAAAAAAACCCGGATCAATTTTTAAGGCTTTCGTTTCGTTTTTACGATATGTAATACGATAAAACGAAACTTTTTCGGCAGTTGTTATTTCTGTTCTGATTCCGTTTTCTTTAAAAACAGATTCATAATAACCCAGTTTTACATTTTCTTCGGCTCTAAATGAGGTTTGATCAAGTTTATCCAAAGTACCTGAAAATGGCATAATTTGAATGTTTCCGTATTTTGGACCTCCGCCTGTACCGCTTACATGAACCTGACTAAATCCTGTTACTTCTTTTGGCAATGGAAGCCAGCCGCTATTGGGACTTGCGGTACAATCCGGACTTGGTTTTACCATTCCGTACGGACAGGAAGGACCAATAAAAACCCTTCCAATTCCTTCAGATCCAATCATGGGATCTACATAAGTATGGGCATTATACTGCGCATTAATTGTAATGCTAAAGAAGAATGACATGCTTAAAAAAAATATAATTTTACTGTTTATCTTCATTTTTTATTTCTTTAGCATTGTTTTAATTCAGTATTATTTTAACAGAGAAAGTATTTTAGTGAACACTTCATTATTTTCATATACTCCTTGAAAATCTTGGGAATGAGGTCCATAAGAAAATATAGGAACCATCGTTGCCGTATGATCATTGGTTATAAAATCGCCTTCTATTTTGTGCTTTTTCACATTTCCCTGCGGAATTGCAAATCCCGATGTTTCATGATCTGCTGTAATTATGACTAACGTACCTTCGTTTTTATCAGCAAAAATAAGCGCCTGGGTTATTGCTGTATCAAAATCGATTGTTTCTGCAACTATTCCGGCGGCATTGTTAACATGTCCGAAACTGTCAATTTGCGCGCCTTCAACCATTAGAAAAAAGGGCTTATTTTTTTTGTTTAAAAATTCAAGACTGTATTTTGTAGCTTCTGCTAATAATTCTCCTCGTCCTTCTAAAACTGACGGCACTCTGTTTTGTGAAATAAATACGCCAACAGTATCTTCAATTGTGGTTTGCATTTCCTGAACGGAAGACAATAATTTAAATTTAGTTTTTAATGCAGTATCTTTAAAAGTAGCAGCGCCGCCGCCAACAAATAAATTCAGTTTACTTTCTAATAAATCTCTCGAAATTCCTTCTGTATCAGATCTTTCTTCTCTGTGTGCATAAAAAGCAGCCGGTGTTGCTCCGGTAATTTCATCGGTAGTTATAATACCTGTAGAAAATTTTCTTTTTTGTAAAATTTCCAAAATATTCACGATTGGTTTTCTCAAACTATCGGTTCCAATTGCTCTGTTGTTTGTTTTTTGACCTGTTGCCAATGCTGTTCCTGCTGCTGCAGAATCTGTTGTAAAATCATCGGCAGATTGTGTTTTAATAAAGCCTACGCTTTTTAATTGTGTCAATGACAAGGCGCCGTTATTGGCTAGAACTGCTGAGGATATTTGAGATAAACCATTTCCGTCTCCAATTAAAAGAATGACATTTTTAACGGGAATGTTTTTTTGATCTGTTTTATAAGCAGGAATATAAACTTTTGACGAATTACTGGCTGTTATGAACCTTTTTGGCAGCGATTCAAGGTATTGTACACAATTATACGGTTTGTCTGTATTAATAATATCTACGCCTAATTCTAAAAATGCTTTCCAGGCACTTTTTGTATCCGGAGCGCCCCAAAATCGAAAGGGTTTATTGGTGAATTTTGCTTTGGAAATAATGGAACTTATACGATTATAATCTTCTTTTGTTAATCTTCCTAAGCCGTTCCATTTAGAATATTTTTGAAAATCTAAACTTACCATTGCTACTTTTTCCCAATTTTCTTTAGAAATAGATTGTCCTAATTCCTGAAAATCAAAGAAAATAAAAGCCGGATATTTTATATAAGTATCTGCGGTAGGTCTGTTTCCTGATATAATGATTTTAATATTTTTATCATTCGTGATCGTTTTATACTTATTTAAAACAGTAATAAGTTTGTTTAGTGTTGGTTCGGCACCCGTTTTAATGTCTATTAACAAAAATAATTGCTGCTCTTTTCTGTACTTCATTTTTAAAGCGGTTTCCAAAGGCTTTAAATACAAATCTTCTAATGTTCTTGAAGCAGAAATATCTTCCTGATTGTGGGAAACATACAGATTATTATCTTTTAAAAAAATGTCGGCTTCTATAGATGTCGCTCCGTTTGAGTAAGCATCCCAAAAAGGAATTGTTTGATTATAGTCGTTATGAGAATGTATTTTAACAAGATCCTGAGAATATAAGTTTCCTGTTCCAAAAAACAGCAGGAACAAGTTAAGGACTAAAAATGATGTTTTCATTTGAAATAAATTAATGAATGTTGGGTAACAAAAAGAGATTTGCGATTTGGGAATCGGGCAAAAAGGGCTATTTGTAATAAAAAAAGAGTATTCTAACAGTTAGAATGAAACTATAAAATCAACTATTCTTTTGAAGGTTAAAAAGAAAAATTAAAAAAAACAGGGAGTTTTAAAGCGCTAAAAACCTCCCTGTTTTTTACTAACTAAAACATAAGAAGACTGCTTATTTTACTGAGACACATAAAACAAACAGCAGTCTTCAAAATTAAAACAAAAACCAACTATTTTTAATATCCTTCATTTTGTACCAAATATCCGGGAACGTTTGAAGCTCCGTCAATTGCTACCTGAGGAATTGGGAATAATCTGTGGTGTACATCTGTATCTGTTTTTTCAGTCCATTTATCTTCAAAATGACCAAAACGAATCTGATTGGTTCTTCTTAAACCTTCCCAGTAAAATTCGAAACCGTATTCTCTGTACAAAATATCTAAATTGATTGCTGTAAGTGCAGCAGGAATTGGAGCACGAGCAGTTCTTGAAGTTCTTACTATGTTCATATCAGATAATGCTTCACCGGTAAGTCCTTTTCTTAATTTAGCTTCGGCACGCATCATATAAATTTCAGCATATCTAAGTAATACCATATCTACACTACTGTAAAAATTTCCGTCTGGAGAAGTATGGCTAAACTGGTATTTAGATACTCTGTATCCTGCCGCGTGCGCACTTCCTTCTTTGGTAAAATCAACTTTTAAAGTAAGGTTAACATAACCTACGTTTTTGTCAGGTCCGTTTCCTTTAATTTGCTTAACAGGGTAAATTCTGTATCCGCCATCGCATTTAAAGAATGCTCCGTTGGCATCTTTTCTGGCAGCCCACGGAATACCTCTCATAATTCCTCTGTCAATTTCAAAATCTTCTGCTTTTACACAATAGTAATGATCCTGATCGTTTAATGGTGAAAATCCGGTAAGATCCTTTAAGTTTGCAGGTACTTTTGCGTTGTTTTTATAAAATCTTGAATCGGCATCGGCAGGATCTACGCTTCCGTAAGCATCAACCCATGTTTGATAAAAATCTGATGTAATAGCAGGACCGTCAGTTCCGTCTGCATTAATAGATTCCGGTCTTGGAAACATTGATCCCGGAATTGACCAGTATGCCCAACGGTTATGTTCGTCAGCTAAAACGCCACGCTGATCTAATGCAAAAATTAATTCTTTATTCGAGTTATTTTTATCATCAAACAAGTCAAAATATTCCGGAGATAAACTGAATTTACCTGAGTTTATAATGTTGTCTGTGTATTTGATAACCTTATCCATATCTGCAGCAGGAAATGTAGGTTTACCATAAGGATCACGGTAAACAGATGCATTTAGGTTCAATCTCGCAAGAAGTCCCCAAACTGCAGCCTGAGTCATTCTTCCCGGTCCTTTACTTGTA
It contains:
- a CDS encoding GH92 family glycosyl hydrolase; translated protein: MKINSKIIFFLSMSFFFSITINAQYNAHTYVDPMIGSEGIGRVFIGPSCPYGMVKPSPDCTASPNSGWLPLPKEVTGFSQVHVSGTGGGPKYGNIQIMPFSGTLDKLDQTSFRAEENVKLGYYESVFKENGIRTEITTAEKVSFYRITYRKNETKALKIDPGFFLGEQPEPDGREAQQFVGSQIEIVSDTEVRGYSRIRGGWNNGRAYTVYFWAVFDQPIAKYVTWKDGKFYANETSQFDSGKKTAALLSFGNEGKQELNVKIGISFLSELKAKNNIQQEIPHWDFNTVLAALENKWEDLLSRIKLSEDTSNEYKKMFYTGLYHTMIMPVDRTGENPLWTNDEPYYDDFYTIWDTFRTSSPLITLIDSKREVEIIKAMLNIYKREGYLPEGRSGNDNGRTQGGSNAEVVLADAFVKNVKGIDYELALQAMIKDATVPPGGNEEKEGRGGLTDYLRLGYVPYGIDRAGNRTIDYSYNDYNIAIVAKGLNKTDVYNQYIKQADNWQNLWRSDYENKGATGFIMPKDAAGNWLDDIVFGESKIQKPTFKYTPVIIESPWYVCHWCVYFYEGTSWEYSFSIPHDVPELIRKSGGELAFENRLNTFFNSNLYNVANEPSFLTPCLYHWVGKPYLSSDRISTIIKNSFNTSHEGLPGNDDSGAMSSWLAFHMIGLYPNAGQPYYLLNMPLIKETTVKLENGKSFKITAKKRSDTNKYIKAAFLNGKPYNKAWILHDDIMNGGELIFEMDSKPSAWGTTILPPTK
- a CDS encoding RagB/SusD family nutrient uptake outer membrane protein, which gives rise to MKNKIIAGALTFSLLFSWSCTDLEEKVLDESLTGAGQAEAISGAIAPAYGQLKSTWIHTNNFGLQLIASDEGILPYRGGTDWYDGGKYLAVHAHTTTPTNDLVTSTWNDVTKNISRTLTAIEVLTPLAQGGNTEAQGALYEMKALRAYLNMMTLDSWGLVFKKESSASISEILRGQEAVTYIESELLSVVDVINTSKGPGRMTQAAVWGLLARLNLNASVYRDPYGKPTFPAADMDKVIKYTDNIINSGKFSLSPEYFDLFDDKNNSNKELIFALDQRGVLADEHNRWAYWSIPGSMFPRPESINADGTDGPAITSDFYQTWVDAYGSVDPADADSRFYKNNAKVPANLKDLTGFSPLNDQDHYYCVKAEDFEIDRGIMRGIPWAARKDANGAFFKCDGGYRIYPVKQIKGNGPDKNVGYVNLTLKVDFTKEGSAHAAGYRVSKYQFSHTSPDGNFYSSVDMVLLRYAEIYMMRAEAKLRKGLTGEALSDMNIVRTSRTARAPIPAALTAINLDILYREYGFEFYWEGLRRTNQIRFGHFEDKWTEKTDTDVHHRLFPIPQVAIDGASNVPGYLVQNEGY
- a CDS encoding alkaline phosphatase; the protein is MKTSFLVLNLFLLFFGTGNLYSQDLVKIHSHNDYNQTIPFWDAYSNGATSIEADIFLKDNNLYVSHNQEDISASRTLEDLYLKPLETALKMKYRKEQQLFLLIDIKTGAEPTLNKLITVLNKYKTITNDKNIKIIISGNRPTADTYIKYPAFIFFDFQELGQSISKENWEKVAMVSLDFQKYSKWNGLGRLTKEDYNRISSIISKAKFTNKPFRFWGAPDTKSAWKAFLELGVDIINTDKPYNCVQYLESLPKRFITASNSSKVYIPAYKTDQKNIPVKNVILLIGDGNGLSQISSAVLANNGALSLTQLKSVGFIKTQSADDFTTDSAAAGTALATGQKTNNRAIGTDSLRKPIVNILEILQKRKFSTGIITTDEITGATPAAFYAHREERSDTEGISRDLLESKLNLFVGGGAATFKDTALKTKFKLLSSVQEMQTTIEDTVGVFISQNRVPSVLEGRGELLAEATKYSLEFLNKKNKPFFLMVEGAQIDSFGHVNNAAGIVAETIDFDTAITQALIFADKNEGTLVIITADHETSGFAIPQGNVKKHKIEGDFITNDHTATMVPIFSYGPHSQDFQGVYENNEVFTKILSLLK